The window TGTCCATGATGGCAAAAGTAGGATTGCGCGCTGAGTTTTACAATCGCTATCCACATATGTTTTCAGGTGGACAACGTCAGCGTATCGCGATTGCTCGTGGTTTAATGCTTGAACCTGACGTGGTTGTGGCGGATGAACCCGTTTCTGCATTAGATGTGTCCGTTCGTGCGCAAGTGCTGAATTTGATGATGGATTTGCAAGCTGAGCTAGGTTTATCTTATGTCTTTATTTCCCATGATCTTTCGGTGGTTGAACACATTGCTGATGAAGTGATGGTGATGTATTTAGGTCGCTGTGTTGAAATGGGTACAAAAGCGCAGATCTTTAATAATCCTCAGCATCCTTATACACAAGCTTTACTTTCGGCAACACCAAGATTGTCACCTGAATTACGTCGTCAACGGATTAAATTAAAGGGCGAATTACCAAGCCCGATTAATCCACCAAAAGGTTGTGCATTTAATCCGCGTTGTTGGAAAGCGACCGATAAATGTCGAAATGAGCAGCTTAAATTGGAAAAATACCCTGATGGTAAGCTCATTGCTTGCTTCCACCTCGATTAGAAAAGAGAAAAGAAAATGACCGCACTTGAGTAAGTGCGGTCATTTTTTTAGGCATTTTGAGTACGATAGCGGAAATTAAAGAAGACAAA is drawn from Haemophilus parainfluenzae and contains these coding sequences:
- a CDS encoding peptide ABC transporter ATP-binding protein; its protein translation is MSNVAQENAPLLNAIGLKKYYPVKKGMFAKIQQVKALDGVSFSLERGKTLAVVGESGCGKSTLGRLLTMIEEPTEGELYYNGQNFLENDHETKALRRQKIQIVFQNPYASLNPRKKIGTILEEPLVINTNLSAKERKEKVLSMMAKVGLRAEFYNRYPHMFSGGQRQRIAIARGLMLEPDVVVADEPVSALDVSVRAQVLNLMMDLQAELGLSYVFISHDLSVVEHIADEVMVMYLGRCVEMGTKAQIFNNPQHPYTQALLSATPRLSPELRRQRIKLKGELPSPINPPKGCAFNPRCWKATDKCRNEQLKLEKYPDGKLIACFHLD